In the genome of Rhodoplanes sp. Z2-YC6860, one region contains:
- a CDS encoding Bug family tripartite tricarboxylate transporter substrate binding protein, whose product MNKGLLAAALLASLVCVAAAPSGAIDFPSGVVRIVVPYLPGGSVEAQARFLAAELQKQWGKPVIIENKPGAGTTVGAAYAATQKPDGLTLYLASTSHTVTPSLYKSLPYDPIKSFEPISLISSSPFLVLVKGDSPLNSLADLAALAKSKPGILSWASSGIGAGPHLSGELFKTKAGIDVVHVPFTGTPPSFNAVLGGHVDYVFGDITSLPLIRSGQLKPLAVTTPQRSPLLPDVPTFAEAGVPGVEVSNWSSIIVPAGTPDGIAAFLNTSIVKALGEPEVRASYEKLGFVPQPSTREELAAFLRAEMQKYAEVIRNAGIKPN is encoded by the coding sequence ATGAATAAGGGCCTGCTCGCGGCCGCGTTGCTGGCGTCTCTCGTGTGTGTCGCAGCCGCGCCGTCGGGTGCAATCGATTTTCCAAGCGGCGTGGTGCGCATCGTCGTGCCGTATCTGCCCGGCGGCTCGGTCGAAGCGCAGGCGCGCTTTCTCGCCGCCGAATTGCAGAAGCAGTGGGGCAAGCCGGTGATCATCGAGAACAAGCCCGGTGCCGGCACCACGGTCGGCGCGGCTTATGCGGCCACGCAGAAGCCCGACGGGCTCACGCTTTATCTCGCATCGACTTCGCACACGGTGACGCCGTCGCTCTACAAGTCGCTGCCCTACGATCCGATCAAGAGCTTCGAGCCGATCTCGCTGATCTCTAGCTCGCCGTTCCTCGTGCTGGTGAAGGGCGACTCGCCCCTCAATTCGCTCGCCGATCTCGCGGCGCTGGCGAAATCCAAGCCTGGCATTTTGAGCTGGGCGTCGTCCGGTATCGGCGCCGGCCCGCATCTGTCGGGCGAGCTGTTCAAGACCAAGGCCGGCATCGACGTGGTCCATGTGCCGTTCACCGGCACGCCGCCGTCGTTCAATGCCGTGCTTGGCGGACACGTCGACTACGTGTTCGGCGACATCACCTCGCTGCCGCTCATTCGCTCCGGCCAGCTCAAGCCGTTGGCCGTCACCACGCCGCAGCGCTCGCCGCTTCTGCCCGACGTGCCGACCTTTGCGGAGGCGGGCGTGCCCGGCGTCGAAGTGTCGAACTGGAGCTCGATCATCGTGCCGGCCGGAACTCCGGACGGCATCGCGGCCTTCCTCAACACGTCGATCGTCAAAGCGCTGGGCGAGCCGGAGGTGAGGGCGAGCTATGAGAAGCTCGGTTTCGTGCCGCAGCCCTCGACCCGCGAGGAGCTGGCGGCGTTTCTGCGCGCCGAGATGCAGAAATATGCCGAGGTCATCAGGAATGCAGGTATCAAGCCCAATTGA
- a CDS encoding LLM class flavin-dependent oxidoreductase, translating into MPMTSKAKMKFAVFLMADSNYHIAGWRHPDAYVDAGSNVQRWIEFAKILERGKLDMLFVADVIGVPGTKDLDSLSYQPTIDKFEPFTLLAALSSVTKHIGLVATSATAYNEPYFVARVLASLDHLTGGRAGWNLVTGGSYEDAQNFSVGEHAAHGDRYERAEEFVDVVRGLWGSFDAAAFPRDKTTGRYLDPEKLHVLGHKGRFFSVKGPLSVSRPPQGHPVIVQAGTSEPARKLSARVADVVFTAQSAIEDAKAFYADVKGRMQQYGRHPDDLKVMPGVAMYVGRSQQEAEEKFEHLNTLIPIEVSVSRLSRMLGGVDLSGYALDEPMPDIGSNSARVSTPLNYVRLAKRDNLTLRQVATRSGAAKDHWTLIGTPKTVADQLEQWFVEKAADGFNLLPPHVPGGLNEFVDLVVPELQRRGLFRTEYEGAMLRQNLGVPYPQ; encoded by the coding sequence ATGCCGATGACGTCGAAAGCCAAAATGAAGTTCGCGGTCTTCCTGATGGCGGACTCCAACTATCACATCGCCGGGTGGCGGCATCCCGATGCCTATGTCGACGCAGGCTCCAACGTGCAGCGCTGGATCGAGTTCGCGAAAATCCTGGAGCGCGGCAAGCTCGACATGTTGTTCGTCGCCGACGTGATCGGCGTGCCGGGCACCAAGGATCTGGATAGCCTCAGCTATCAGCCCACCATCGACAAGTTCGAACCGTTCACGCTGTTGGCCGCTTTGTCCAGCGTGACGAAGCACATCGGCCTCGTCGCCACGTCTGCCACGGCATACAACGAGCCGTATTTCGTCGCCCGCGTGCTCGCCTCGCTTGATCATCTCACCGGCGGCCGCGCCGGCTGGAATCTCGTGACCGGCGGCTCCTACGAGGACGCGCAGAACTTCAGTGTCGGCGAGCATGCTGCGCACGGCGACCGCTACGAGCGCGCGGAAGAATTCGTCGACGTGGTCCGCGGGTTGTGGGGCAGCTTCGACGCGGCCGCGTTTCCGCGCGACAAGACCACCGGCCGCTATCTCGACCCGGAAAAGCTCCACGTGCTCGGCCACAAGGGCAGGTTTTTCTCGGTGAAGGGACCGCTCAGCGTGTCGCGGCCGCCGCAGGGCCATCCGGTGATCGTGCAGGCCGGCACGTCGGAGCCGGCGCGCAAGCTCTCGGCGCGGGTCGCCGACGTCGTGTTCACCGCGCAGTCGGCCATTGAAGATGCGAAGGCTTTCTACGCGGACGTGAAGGGCCGGATGCAGCAATACGGCCGCCATCCCGACGATCTGAAGGTCATGCCCGGCGTCGCCATGTATGTCGGCCGTTCGCAGCAGGAGGCCGAAGAGAAGTTCGAGCATCTCAATACGCTCATTCCGATCGAAGTGTCCGTGTCGCGGTTGAGCCGCATGCTCGGCGGCGTGGACCTGTCAGGCTATGCCCTCGATGAGCCGATGCCGGACATCGGGAGCAACTCGGCGCGTGTGAGCACGCCGCTGAATTACGTGCGGCTTGCCAAGCGCGACAATCTCACCTTGCGGCAGGTCGCGACGCGCTCCGGCGCCGCGAAGGATCACTGGACGCTGATCGGCACGCCGAAGACCGTCGCCGACCAGCTGGAGCAATGGTTCGTCGAGAAGGCCGCTGACGGTTTCAATCTCCTGCCGCCACATGTACCCGGTGGGCTCAACGAGTTCGTCGATCTCGTGGTCCCCGAATTGCAGCGGCGCGGTCTGTTTCGCACCGAATACGAGGGCGCGATGCTGCGGCAGAACCTGGGTGTGCCGTATCCGCAGTGA
- a CDS encoding DUF3551 domain-containing protein, whose amino-acid sequence MRPGFIAVAALIASAAINSAQAAPQMASKASDAPYRWCVMYGADTGDGQRHCYFHRLSECRKAITGADGVCVPNELRSDASATLGGAGQ is encoded by the coding sequence ATGAGACCGGGTTTCATTGCCGTTGCCGCGTTGATCGCGAGTGCTGCGATCAACAGCGCACAAGCCGCGCCACAGATGGCGTCAAAAGCGTCGGATGCACCGTACCGCTGGTGCGTGATGTACGGAGCCGATACCGGCGACGGCCAGCGTCACTGCTATTTCCACCGCTTGAGCGAATGCCGCAAGGCGATCACGGGTGCGGATGGCGTCTGCGTGCCAAACGAACTCCGCTCGGATGCATCGGCGACGCTGGGCGGCGCGGGACAGTAA